The DNA sequence ATTTACAATTTAATGCGTAAATTACTGGAAATCAGATGATTTTGTCTTGATTGTGAAGTTGGAAATGGAATGTTTACTTTTCTGTAAATATTTTACGGAAAGTATGTTTTTGCTGAATTGATAATCTGGATATTGAATTGAGGTGCTTTGGTGAATACTTAATATTGTGCACAGTGAGTCACCGGAGAGAATATTCAATGTCTTACCTTGTTGCTATAGTCTTGATGACAATGAATTAGCAGGGGTGAGACTGGAGTTCTCAGGGCAAGGAGAACTGAGCCCCAAAGAATTTGAAGAAGAACTTGACAGAAAGAGGGAAGAATACCAATCTGCACTCCAGCCATTTTACCGGCAATGCAAGAAGAACGGGGTTAGCAACCAACTTTGATGTTTTGTCATGTTAAGTTAACATGCTTGTCCTACTAGAAATTTCTGCCATGCAGGTGAAATTGGAGGCGAAACTCGCTGTTGGATATGATCCAAAAACAATCACagttgaaaaggcacaaaaattTAACCCTAGGTGGATAATTTTAGACAGGTATCTCTTAATACTCTTTATCTGAACTAATGATATGGTAGTTGTAGGTTTCAGAGATAATTTTGCTCGTCTTTTTGCAGTCACTTGAAAAGAGATAAAGTGTATATATACGGCCATGTAGCGTGCAACGTTGCGGTCATGAAGGAAAAGGGTGTCGCAACCTTAATGCCATCAAGAGGGCTTGCTGGTGAGCGATTTTCCGTTGACAAGAAAGATACTGATGCTGAAAAAGAACCTGATACAGAGCAAGACCAATGTAATGATCTTGCTCGAGATTCGATGTGGGTCTTTCCCACACTAACTGCACCCCAAAGTCCTTGCTGGTATCCACTTTCACGGAGAAGCGGTTTCCCTAAAGTTTTCTCTTTTAGTGAACTTGAAGTGATGACAAACGGCTTTTCTAAAGAAAATGTGATGGTAGCAGATGAGGATAAGATAGTTTATGATGGAATATGTCAAGAAACTCCTGTTCTAATTAAGAAGTTCTCTTCCGAAGATGCCCAAGCATTGTCATTGCTTAAGATCCTTTCTCGAGTTCGACATCGCAATATATTTAACCTAGTTGGATATTGCTGTACTCCTGATTTTCTAGCCCTGCTATTTGACTATCCCTGCAGCGGTGCACTCAAAATGTACTTGCAAAGTAAGACTACTTTCATGGTATTTAATGTCCTACAGAATATGTCTAACATTTTCAATTCATATGCCATCCTCCTAAGTCCTAAGTCTAGTCAACTTTTAACACTCCCTGGATATCCTTTTACCATGGTTTCTAGCTCTTTTTTTAGTTTTCCATGCAGCTGTACACATGAATTAACTTGCAACTGTTACTAGTATTTGAAGTTTCTTAAAGACAGTTCCATGCTTTATAAGAAATTGTAGCCATCCCTTTAATGTAATGTCCAAACGTCTACATGATTGTTCAATTCATCACAAATCAACCTAAAGTCCTTTATGCTTTCAGACTTTTCCTGAGTTTTTAATGTAGGTTGATATATTATGAGAAGAGTCTATGTTTAAGTGATACTGACTGATTAAATAGATTCTAGACGACTAGAACAATGATTAATACAAAATCATATTGGTAAGTAATAAGAAACTTAAAGATTATATGCAAGTGGGGCTATATATGTTCTTAGTTTTGTTCTGCAGATGATGAGTCAGCTAAGAATCTTTCATGGAAAGCAAGGTGGTACATCGCTCTTGATATAGGTGCAGCTATCCGCTATCTTCACGAGGAATGTATTGATGGGCCTATTGTTGATGTCTTTGTAGATTCTTGGAATGTAGTAATATGTCATGGTTCTTCCTCCTTGGTAAGTAAATTACACTGTCATGCTACTGGTGTCAAGAAATTCGGGTGGTGTATGTAGCCATTTAACTAAAATTATAAAATGTCTTCTCCTGATTATACATTAATCTCCGATCTGTACTCCATGCCTCAAAAAAATTTTGGCTACCCGAATTTCCTGCTAAACCAGAGTCCCTCTCTTTGAACATCTTGGTATGTAACTGACAGTGTGTATCTGATGAACATTCAAGCTAAACATTAACCACAAAGCAACGTGGCTCAAGCACGATAGTTCCTGTGACGATCTTTCACAAGAAAAGTAAGATGTGGTTATTATAATTGCTACTGCTTTTTCCTTAAACACATGTTTATTATGAAAACTTAATTTTTCTACATTTTTTCTTGCATATTGAAGATGCCAGGATATAGAAAAAGAAAAACGACTTTCAGCTGATGTAAGTGCTTACGGAGTACTCCTCATagagctgatcactggaaaggGCGAGCAGCCTTCTGAAGAGCGGGGTGAGGGGTATCCTTCTCTGGTTGAGTGGGTAATTATTCACCTAAACAACTTACTACAGCTATTCAGGCAAACACTAAGGATGAAGTTAGTGCATATTAATCAAAAAACAAGATCAATAAATTCATATTTACAAGGGAAGTATTTATTTTCTATTTAATAGAGTGTTGGTCTAATTTACAAAAAACACATTGATCACAGGCATTGCCACTTCTTGAAAATGGTTTACTCGGCGAGGTAATTGATCCAAGATTGCACCCTTCTACTGATTCTGCAAAGGTTCAAAACATGGTGCGTGCTGCACTACTCTGTCTAAATAAAGATTCAGGCAACAGGTCTATGATTAGTGAGGTATGCTATGTTCATCAAAAAGTTCTTCGTATTGCTCTACCGTTCTCTAACAAATTTACGCCATGTTATTGCTACTGTTGCATTGTAATAACAAATTACCGATCACTTCAATAAATAGAGTGACAAGATTATTTTTGTGTTTACTTATTAATTTAATTAGTATTCTGAAACAAAGTTACAACAGTCCCTCTAGTAAAGCACCACAAACATGTAATATTATGAATTTCACTATTAAATTCACCTGAAATACTAGTAATAATGTTGCAAAATATGCAATATGTCAGACTGTCAGTCCAATATGGAATAAAATCTTACCCAGCAGAGTAAAAAACTATATAGTTCAGTTAATATAATTTCCTCTAGTGATCAGGACTTGGACTACCTCTTTGGATTCACTGAGGGTAGGGCTGTCAATGGATTGGATCTGGATTGAATCGGCCTTGATCCATATCCGGATTCATTTAAACCGGATTTGAACCGGATTTCCAATCCAGTGACAGCCCTTAACCGACGGGACTGGAAATAAAGTATGCTAAGCAAATGAAAAAGGTGGTTCTTTTGGTGAACTAGGGACGGGTTTTTTGTACATGCTTTCTACCGAACAATGACCGGAGATCACTGAGCACAGTCCGTCAGACATAAAGGACATTTTTAGATTTTCATACTATAGAAAAGCGAAGAACCAACTTTAAACATAATTAAATTGGGAGATTTTCTACTTCTGATTTCCGATTCTGAATTTTACGAGAGCTTCCTATCTCTCTTGTAATGCAATGTGGATAATTGTTGCAGGCCTTAGCAGTGCTCAGAGGAGAAGAATTTGCAGTAACCATAAAGGCCTAAATTGCTACATGCTGGAGAGGATTAATGTAATAATTTGCTGAGAAAGTTTTAACTAACAGATATGACAGTTGTGTATCATTAGAACAAACTTCATGTTGTACAAACATTTTTCATGATTATGTAATGAGCATATTTGCTGCACATAATTACACTCTGTACAAATAAATCATAAAAAATGACTATAATATTACCGATAAAAACTTGTcttgaaaaaaataattaatgtaattaacTGCAAAAAAGTGTATCATGAAAACAATAAAAACAAAAAAGTTA is a window from the Apium graveolens cultivar Ventura chromosome 1, ASM990537v1, whole genome shotgun sequence genome containing:
- the LOC141705961 gene encoding putative receptor-like protein kinase At3g17420 — translated: MMFVVSHLRKSREKSMAGFEPNSTSASPGDSVIVVIDANRNKVMVDALAWAIRNIVQPKDTVVVLGLLSEVWKKNACIPLFSGTWVRLEFSGQGELSPKEFEEELDRKREEYQSALQPFYRQCKKNGVKLEAKLAVGYDPKTITVEKAQKFNPRWIILDSHLKRDKVYIYGHVACNVAVMKEKGVATLMPSRGLAGERFSVDKKDTDAEKEPDTEQDQCNDLARDSMWVFPTLTAPQSPCWYPLSRRSGFPKVFSFSELEVMTNGFSKENVMVADEDKIVYDGICQETPVLIKKFSSEDAQALSLLKILSRVRHRNIFNLVGYCCTPDFLALLFDYPCSGALKMYLQSKTTFMVFNVLQNMSNIFNSYAILLSPKSSQLLTLPGYPFTMVSSSFFSFPCSYDESAKNLSWKARWYIALDIGAAIRYLHEECIDGPIVDVFVDSWNVVICHGSSSLLNINHKATWLKHDSSCDDLSQEKCQDIEKEKRLSADVSAYGVLLIELITGKGEQPSEERGEGYPSLVEWALPLLENGLLGEVIDPRLHPSTDSAKVQNMVRAALLCLNKDSGNRSMISEALAVLRGEEFAVTIKA